GGCCTGGCTCCTCTACTCCCTGCTGCCCTACTGCCTTACTCCCCTACTCCCCTACCCGAAGAGTGCAAAGACATGGCTTCTGAACAGCCCGGTTTCTGGGCGCGGGTGCAGCGCGCATCCGTCGAAAGGCTCCACATCAGGCTGGAGTCGCTGGTGGTGCTTCTGGCGCTGAGCACGGCGATGGCGCTCTTGTCGCCCTATTTCCTATCGCTCAGCAACTTCCTCAACATCCTGCTCGCGACCTCGACGATCGGCGTGCTGGCGATCGCCGCCACCTTCGTCATCGGCTCGGGCGGGCTCGACCTATCGCTCGGCTCGGTGATGGGGCTCGCCGGTGTCGCGGGGGCCTTCGTCGCCGTCAATCTCGGCTGGCCGTCAGTTCTGGCGGTGATCGCCTGCATCCTGGCCGGCGCGATCGCCGGCTACATCAACGGCCAACTGGTCACCCGCGCCTTCGTGCCGGCCTTCATCGTCACCCTCGGCATGCTGGGTCTCGCGCGCGGGCTGGCGCTGGTCATCTCGCAGGGCAGGGCGATCTACGGCCTGCCGCCCGAGATCGTCTTTATCGGGCAGGGCCGACCCTTCGGCATTCCGATGCCGGTCATCATCTTCGTGCTGACGGCGATCGTCGCGCATGCGGTGCTCGCCTATACACGCTTCGGCCGCCACACGCTGGCGCTGGGCGACAGCGAAGGCGCGGCGCGCGCCGCAGGCATCCGCGTCGAGCATCACCGCCGCATCATCTATACGCTCTCCGGCGCGCTTGCCGGCCTCGCTGGCCTGCTCTTCACCGCGCGCGTCAACGCAGGCGACCCGACGGCCGGCATCAACTACGAGCTTACCGCGATCACGGCGGCGATCATCGGCGGCACCAACCTGTTCGGCGGCCGCGCCTCGATCCTGGGCACCATGATCGGCGCGCTGATCATGGGCGTGTTGCAGAACGGACTGACGCTGCTTGCGGTGCAATCCTACTACCAGCAGATGGCGATCGGCGCGGTGCTGATCCTCGCCGTGTTCATCGACCAATACCAGGTGCGGAAGGAGTCACGCGTATGACCCTGCTTTCGCTTCGCGGCATCCGCAAGAGCTTCGGCGCGGTCGACGTCTTGCATGGCGTTGATCTGTCCGTCGCGGCCGGCGAGGTGGTCGGGCTGGTCGGGGACAACGGCGCCGGCAAGTCGACGCTGATGAAGACCATCACCGGCATCTACCGCGCCGACTCGGGCTCGATCGAATTCGACGGCAAGGACATCCTTGCGCTCGACCCTGGACATCGCCGCCAACTCGGCATCGAGATGATCTACCAGGATCTTTCGCTGGCCAAGCAGCAGGACGTGGCTTCGAACATCTTCCTAGGGCGCGAACCGACGAAGCGGCTGTTCGGCCTGTTCCCCGGCTTCGTCGACAAAGGCGAGATGGACCGCCAGGCGTCGAAGATGATCGAGCGCTTGGGCGCGCATCTGCCGTCGATCAACCGTTCCGTCGGTTCGTTCTCGGGCGGCCAGCAGCAGACGGTGGCGATCGCGCGGGCGCTCACCTTCGACCCAAAACTCGTCATCATGGATGAGCCGACGGCGGCGCTTGCCGTGCGCGAGGTGCAGAGCGTGCTCGACCTCATCCGGCGGCTCAGGTCGGAAGGCATCGCCGTCATCCTGATCTCGCACCGGCTGAACGACGTGCTGTCGGTCACCGACCGCATCGTCGTGCTGCGGCACGGCAGGGCGGACGCCGATCTCGTCACCGCCAACACCAATATGAACGAAGTCGTCAGCCGCATCGTCGGCGGCGGCGACATTGCCGCCGCGGCGGCGCATGAGCAACGAGGCTGACATGAATACCTTCGGACTGCACACTTTTGCCATCGCACCGGTCTGGGACCTCGCCCGCATCGAGCCGCAGATGGATCGGCTGAAGGAACTCGGCATCGGGCTGATGGAGATACCGCTGCTGCGCCCCGAGGAGATCGACACCAAGCGCACGCGCGGCTTTGCCAATTACTATGGCGTCGAGCTTATCCCGTCGCTCGGCCTGCCGCGCGCGCTCGATGTGGTCGAGCGGCCCGACGAGGCGCTCGATTTCCTGCAGCCGGCCTTCAAGGTCTGCAACGAGGTGGGCGCCGAGGCGCTGGGCGGCGTCACATACGGCACGATCGGCAAGACCACCGGACGGGCGCCGACGCAAAAGGAGATCGACGGCATGTGCCGCTTCCTCGAACGTGCGGCGAAGTCGGCGAAGTCCCGCAGCCTCAAGCTCGGCATCGAGCCCTGCAACCGCTATGAGACGCATCTGATCAACCGCGGCATCGACGCGGCGCGGATTATCGAGCGGGTCGGCGCCGACAACATCTTCATCCATCTCGACACCTACCACATGCATATCGAGGAAGAGAGTTTTGCGTCCGGCTTCGAGGCGGCGGCGCCCTATCTCGGCTAT
This region of Mesorhizobium sp. M2A.F.Ca.ET.046.03.2.1 genomic DNA includes:
- a CDS encoding ATP-binding cassette domain-containing protein — protein: MTLLSLRGIRKSFGAVDVLHGVDLSVAAGEVVGLVGDNGAGKSTLMKTITGIYRADSGSIEFDGKDILALDPGHRRQLGIEMIYQDLSLAKQQDVASNIFLGREPTKRLFGLFPGFVDKGEMDRQASKMIERLGAHLPSINRSVGSFSGGQQQTVAIARALTFDPKLVIMDEPTAALAVREVQSVLDLIRRLRSEGIAVILISHRLNDVLSVTDRIVVLRHGRADADLVTANTNMNEVVSRIVGGGDIAAAAAHEQRG
- a CDS encoding sugar phosphate isomerase/epimerase family protein, with amino-acid sequence MNTFGLHTFAIAPVWDLARIEPQMDRLKELGIGLMEIPLLRPEEIDTKRTRGFANYYGVELIPSLGLPRALDVVERPDEALDFLQPAFKVCNEVGAEALGGVTYGTIGKTTGRAPTQKEIDGMCRFLERAAKSAKSRSLKLGIEPCNRYETHLINRGIDAARIIERVGADNIFIHLDTYHMHIEEESFASGFEAAAPYLGYVHVSEANRGVPGRGMLNWAACMKAIADIGYQGAITLESMNHVDVDIAGGLAVWRPVAEDPRDVIEVGLPFLREEARKAGLTLG
- a CDS encoding ABC transporter permease, producing the protein MASEQPGFWARVQRASVERLHIRLESLVVLLALSTAMALLSPYFLSLSNFLNILLATSTIGVLAIAATFVIGSGGLDLSLGSVMGLAGVAGAFVAVNLGWPSVLAVIACILAGAIAGYINGQLVTRAFVPAFIVTLGMLGLARGLALVISQGRAIYGLPPEIVFIGQGRPFGIPMPVIIFVLTAIVAHAVLAYTRFGRHTLALGDSEGAARAAGIRVEHHRRIIYTLSGALAGLAGLLFTARVNAGDPTAGINYELTAITAAIIGGTNLFGGRASILGTMIGALIMGVLQNGLTLLAVQSYYQQMAIGAVLILAVFIDQYQVRKESRV